From Vitis vinifera cultivar Pinot Noir 40024 chromosome 14, ASM3070453v1, a single genomic window includes:
- the LOC100253240 gene encoding F-box protein At5g39250 has product MAYEEVLKAVFPLLEGADLASCMLVCKQWRDIAQDDYFWKCVCAKRWPSICKRPSPPTVTYYKLCQTFYKRQHCRALPPPRLSFNDLEFYIDIWTGERSIFSEVVPGPVLQTGIVVPPPGICDMLRFHLEGPEYKMTLLVEPRFTVPLMATVSVSVLVGRKDSKKVACIINKSMFDYIDRTAYRALAFDYLDFSPIYPFISGIRAWISLLFMEDGNEGVINVFGLEMDFCDAANSEPEVLWLLDMLDWK; this is encoded by the coding sequence ATGGCATATGAAGAAGTTTTGAAGGCTGTTTTCCCTCTACTGGAGGGTGCAGACCTTGCATCCTGCATGCTGGTGTGTAAGCAGTGGAGAGACATAGCCCAAGATGATTATTTCTGGAAATGCGTATGTGCCAAGAGATGGCCTTCAATATGCAAGCGTCCTTCTCCTCCAACTGTAACTTATTACAAGTTATGCCAAACCTTCTACAAACGTCAGCATTGCCGAGCTCTTCCCCCTCCAAGACTGTCCTTTAATGACCTGGAATTTTATATTGACATTTGGACAGGAGAGAGATCAATCTTCTCTGAAGTGGTCCCAGGCCCTGTTCTCCAAACTGGAATTGTTGTCCCACCACCTGGCATATGCGACATGCTTAGGTTTCACCTTGAGGGTCCTGAGTACAAGATGACCCTACTTGTGGAGCCTAGGTTTACCGTTCCTCTGATGGCGACTGTGAGCGTATCAGTGCTTGTGGGACGGAAAGACTCCAAGAAGGTTGCTTGCATAATCAACAAATCCATGTTTGATTATATTGATCGGACAGCTTATAGAGCCCTCGCATTTGACTACCTTGACTTCTCCCCCATCTATCCCTTCATTTCTGGCATCAGGGCGTGGATTTCATTGCTTTTCATGGAAGATGGAAACGAAGGTGTCATTAATGTCTTTGGGCTTGAAATGGATTTCTGTGATGCTGCAAACTCTGAGCCAGAGGTCCTTTGGCTATTAGACATGCTTGATTGGAAGTGA
- the LOC100248116 gene encoding UDP-glycosyltransferase 83A1, with amino-acid sequence MGSLHVLAIPYAAQGHVIPLMELSQNLVMHGFKVTFVNTDFSQERIVKSFAGKDDVRDQIRLVSIPDGLEAWEDRNDLGKACEGILRVMPKKLEELIQEINRTDDHEIACVIADGHMGWALEVAEKLGIKRAAFWPSAAAMMVLTFRMQNLIDDGIVDDDGTPVKSQKFHLSPNMPTINTANLPWTSIGDSTAQTLVFKYLLRNNKSITVADWLICNSTYDLEPDAFSLAQTLLPVGPLLASNRQANTAGHFWPEDSTCLEWLDQQPACSVIYVAFGSFTVFDKAQFRELALGLELCNRPFLWVVRPDISAGANDAYPEGFQERVSTRGLMVGWAPQQKVLSHPSVACFLSHCGWNSTMEGVSNGVPFLCWPYFGDQILNKGYICDVWRVGLGLDPDERGVILGEEIQNKVDQLLMDEKFKARAMELKEMTGHNVREGGKSHNNLKNFIEWIKS; translated from the exons ATGGGGAGTTTACATGTTTTAGCTATACCTTACGCAGCACAAGGCCATGTAATTCCCCTCATGGAGCTCTCACAAAACTTGGTCATGCATGGCTTCAAAGTCACATTTGTAAACACAGACTTCTCTCAAGAGCGGATTGTGAAATCTTTCGCAGGAAAGGATGATGTAAGGGATCAGATCCGTCTGGTTTCAATCCCCGATGGGTTAGAAGCCTGGGAGGATAGGAATGACTTGGGGAAGGCATGTGAAGGAATTCTTCGGGTCATGCCTAAGAAGCTGGAAGAGCTCATACAGGAAATCAATCGTACGGACGACCATGAGATCGCTTGTGTCATTGCAGATGGGCATATGGGTTGGGCTCTGGAAGTGGCAGAGAAATTGGGAATCAAGAGAGCGGCTTTCTGGCCATCAGCAGCTGCAATGATGGTCTTGACGTTTCGCATGCAAAACCTGATCGATGATGGGATAGTAGATGATGATG GAACTCCAGTAAAAAGCCAGAAGTTTCACTTGTCGCCAAACATGCCCACAATCAACACAGCGAACCTCCCATGGACCAGCATCGGTGACTCGACCGCACAAACACTCGTATTCAAGTATCTGCTAAGAAACAACAAATCCATCACTGTCGCAGATTGGCTCATTTGCAACTCCACCTATGACCTTGAGCCTGATGCATTTTCCTTAGCTCAGACTCTGCTACCAGTAGGCCCACTTTTGGCAAGCAATCGGCAGGCAAACACCGCAGGACACTTCTGGCCAGAGGACTCGACTTGCCTTGAATGGCTGGATCAACAGCCTGCCTGCTCAGTCATCTATGTCGCATTTGGAAGCTTCACAGTTTTTGACAAAGCCCAGTTCCGAGAATTGGCTTTAGGACTTGAACTCTGCAACAGGCCATTCCTATGGGTCGTGAGGCCAGATATCTCCGCTGGTGCAAATGATGCCTACCCCGAGGGGTTTCAAGAGAGGGTGTCCACTCGTGGGCTGATGGTGGGCTGGGCACCGCAGCAGAAGGTTCTGAGCCATCCTTCTGTTGCTTGCTTCTTAAGCCACTGTGGCTGGAACTCTACCATGGAAGGAGTAAGCAATGGGGTCCCCTTCCTCTGCTGGCCTTACTTTGGTGATCAGATCCTTAACAAGGGATACATCTGTGATGTTTGGAGGGTGGGATTGGGGCTTGACCCAGATGAAAGAGGTGTCATACTAGGGgaagaaattcaaaataaggTGGATCAGCTGCTCATGGATGAAAAATTCAAAGCCAGGGCTATGGAGCTTAAGGAAATGACAGGCCATAATGTTAGAGAAGGTGGCAAGTCTCACAACAACCTGAAGAATTTCATTGAATGGATCAAGTCATAG